One genomic segment of Theobroma cacao cultivar B97-61/B2 chromosome 6, Criollo_cocoa_genome_V2, whole genome shotgun sequence includes these proteins:
- the LOC18596044 gene encoding protein CHUP1, chloroplastic gives MMLKAKRDLRPLLVKFGLAVALSFAGFLFSRLRTRKFRPYLPRPPSPRVSDRGSKVDSGGKDQYKDDAQALKISPTSGPEEMHMQRASVDNASVGLSPSIRHGGDGFLVPEFNVLVEEYDFSATGAGPSPKKEVETPRSDVDASRTFRSAEKDNYEEEIKHLRNMVRMLRERERNLEVQLLEYYGLKEQETAALELQNRLKINNMEAKLFTLKIESLQSENRRLESQVADHAKVVAELETARSRIKLLKKKLRHEAEQNREQILNLQKRVARLQEQELKALADNQDIESKLQRLKVLEGEAEELRKSNRSLQTENSELAQKLESTQILANSVLEDPETEALNEMSNCLRQENEDLTKQIEQLQADRCADVEELVYLRWINACLRYELRNYQPPPGKTVARDLSKSLSPKSEEKAKKLILEYAHTEGMGDRGMNSMDFDCDQWSSSQASYGTDTGELDDSSFENSSATKTTNSGKIKFFKNLRRLLRGKDSHHHHSQVSSTSKTDHLEDVDSPTWSSGRGNDSITMLQSHSDRVTTPSLSSCRPSLDIPRWRSLNVDHIKDVENFRRSSDGSSYGYKRFILGRDDASESPLEHLLDQDSDSKSDLVKFAEVLKESEPRRGKIHKKSASII, from the exons ATGATGTTAAAGGCAAAAAGAGATTTAAGGCCGCTTTTGGTGAAATTTGGACTGGCTGTTGCTCTCTCTTTTGCTGGATTCCTTTTTTCCCGACTTAGAACCCGAAAGTTCAGACCATATTTGCCTCGCCCTCCATCACCACGCGTTTCAG ATCGTGGCAGTAAGGTTGATTCCGGAGGGAAAGATCAGTATAAAGATGACGCTCAAGCCTTAAAGATATCACCAACTTCCGGCCCT GAAGAGATGCACATGCAACGAGCTAGTGTTGATAATGCTTCTGTTGGTCTTTCCCCAAGCATTAGACACGGTGGAGATGGGTTTCTCGTGCCAGAGTTTAATGTTCTTGTCGAGGAATATGACTTTTCTGCTACCGGTGCTGGGCCTTCTCCTAAGAAGGAAGTAGAGACACCAAGGTCAGATGTGGATGCTTCAAGAACATTTAGAAGTGCTGAAAAGGATAATTATGAGGAAGAGATTAAGCATCTTAGAAATATGGTAAGAATGCTtagagagagggagaggaaTCTCGAGGTCCAGTTACTGGAGTATTATGGCCTTAAAGAGCAAGAAACTGCAGCTTTGGAGCTCCAAAACCGCTTGAAGATAAACAATATGGAGGCTAAGCTTTTCACTCTCAAGATTGAGTCCTTACAGTCAGAAAATCGAAGATTAGAGAGCCAAGTCGCTGATCATGCAAAAGTTGTAGCTGAGCTTGAAACTGCAAGATCCAGAATTAAGCTGCTTAAGAAGAAACTTAGGCATGAGGCGGAGCAGAACAGGGAGCAGATCCTAAATCTTCAAAAGAGGGTTGCTAGATTGCAAGAGCAAGAACTCAAGGCTCTTGCAGATAATCAGGATATTGAATCAAAGTTGCAAAGGCTAAAGGTTTTGGAAGGTGAGGCAGAAGAGTTGAGGAAATCTAATAGGAGTTTGCAGACAGAAAATTCTGAGCTGGCTCAGAAGTTGGAGTCCACCCAAATCCTTGCAAATTCTGTTTTGGAGGATCCTGAG ACAGAAGCATTGAATGAAATGAGCAACTGTCTGAGGCAAGAAAATGAAGACTTGACAAAGCAAATTGAGCAGCTTCAAGCAGATAGATGTGCTGATGTTGAAGAACTGGTGTATCTCCGTTGGATAAATGCTTGCTTGCGGTATGAGCTGAGGAATTATCAACCCCCTCCCGGGAAAACCGTTGCTAGAGACCTAAGCAAAAGCCTAAGCCCAAAGTCGGAGGAGAAAGCCAAAAAACTGATACTTGAATATGCACATACTGAAGGAATGGGGGATAGAGGGATGAATAGCATGGATTTTGATTGTGATCAATGGTCTTCCTCGCAAGCTTCCTATGGTACTGACACTGGAGAACTAGATGATTCTTCATTTGAGAATTCATCCGCTACAAAAACCACCAATTCAggaaaaattaagtttttcaAGAATCTGAGGAGACTACTGCGGGGAAAAGAcagtcatcatcatcatagcCAGGTTTCATCAACAAGCAAAACTGATCATCTAGAAGATGTTGATTCTCCAACTTGGAGTTCCGGTAGAGGGAACGATTCTATAACCATGCTACAAAGCCACAGTGATAGAGTTACAACTCCATCTCTGAGTTCATGTAGACCCTCTTTGGATATTCCAAGATGGAGGAGTCTGAATGTTGATCATATTAAAGATGTGGAAAACTTTCGAAGAAGTAGCGACGGCAGTTCTTATGGATATAAAAGATTCATATTAGGCAGGGATGATGCATCTGAGTCTCCCCTTGAACACCTACTCGATCAAGACTCGGACTCCAAATCTGACTTGGTCAAGTTCGCGGAAGTTTTAAAAGAATCAGAACCACGAAGAGGAAAGATTCACAAGAAATCAGCAAGCATCATATAA